One segment of Nostoc flagelliforme CCNUN1 DNA contains the following:
- a CDS encoding transposase, producing MFIRLRSRSNRVLYGAPPPYTGIGRPRVHGDKFKFNDPTTWCNPNQILEVNDPKMGRLRQRLWWNGTKKRENR from the coding sequence GTGTTTATTCGTTTGCGCTCACGTTCCAATCGCGTTCTTTATGGTGCGCCCCCACCTTACACTGGTATTGGTCGTCCCCGTGTTCACGGTGATAAGTTCAAGTTCAACGACCCAACAACATGGTGTAACCCCAACCAAATATTAGAGGTCAACGACCCAAAAATGGGACGGCTACGCCAACGTCTATGGTGGAATGGCACTAAGAAAAGAGAAAATCGTTGA
- a CDS encoding methyltransferase domain-containing protein yields the protein MSATLYQQIQQFYDASSGLWEQIWGEHMHHGYYGADGTQKKDRRQAQIDLIEELLNWAGVQAADNILDVGCGIGGSSLYLAQKFNAKATGITLSPVQAARATERAIEANLSLRTQFQVANAQSMPFADDSFDLVWSLESGEHMPDKTKFLQECYRVLKPGGKLIMVTWCHRPTDESPLTPDEEKHLQDIYRVYCLPYVISLPEYEAIAHQLPLHNIRTTDWSTAVAPFWNVVIDSAFTPQAFWGLLNAGWTTIQGALSLGLMRRGYQRGLIRFGLLCGNK from the coding sequence ATGAGCGCAACACTTTACCAGCAAATTCAGCAATTTTACGATGCTTCCTCTGGTCTATGGGAACAGATTTGGGGCGAACACATGCACCACGGCTATTACGGTGCTGATGGTACCCAGAAAAAAGACCGCCGTCAGGCTCAAATTGATTTAATCGAAGAACTGCTGAATTGGGCAGGAGTACAAGCAGCTGACAATATCTTAGATGTGGGTTGTGGCATTGGCGGCAGTTCTTTATACCTTGCACAAAAGTTTAATGCTAAGGCTACAGGCATTACACTAAGTCCTGTACAAGCCGCGAGAGCAACAGAACGCGCAATAGAAGCTAATTTGAGCCTAAGAACACAGTTCCAAGTCGCAAATGCTCAATCAATGCCCTTTGCTGACGATTCTTTTGACTTGGTTTGGTCGCTAGAAAGCGGTGAACACATGCCAGATAAAACCAAGTTTCTCCAAGAGTGCTATCGAGTATTGAAGCCTGGTGGCAAGTTAATTATGGTGACTTGGTGTCATCGACCAACTGATGAATCCCCACTAACGCCTGATGAAGAAAAGCATTTGCAGGATATTTATCGGGTGTATTGTTTGCCTTATGTGATTTCTTTGCCAGAGTACGAAGCGATCGCACATCAACTACCATTACATAATATCCGCACCACCGATTGGTCAACTGCTGTCGCCCCCTTTTGGAATGTAGTGATTGATTCCGCATTCACTCCCCAAGCGTTTTGGGGCTTACTAAATGCTGGTTGGACTACCATCCAAGGGGCATTATCACTGGGATTAATGCGTCGCGGTTATCAGCGTGGGTTAATTCGGTTTGGCTTATTGTGCGGCAATAAGTAA
- a CDS encoding TrkH family potassium uptake protein codes for MTVARTICLGFLTVIAVGTILLMMPFSTSNGTWNDLIVALFTSTSAVCVTGLSVVDPGTYFSFWGQLFITLLVQIGGLGYMTTTTFLILLIGRRFDMRQKIAIQQALDRPGMSGSAQVIRSIIATTLIFEITGVFLLLPAFVPEYGWSKGLWLAIFHSVNAWNNAGFSLFKDNLIGYQSSFLVVFIITMLIIFGGIGYQVILEMYLWLRDHILKKSIKRQRFSLDFKVATSTTVILLLIGFVAFFCIEIRNPETFGYLNFRAQVLVAWFQSVTPRTAGFNTIDIGKMTSAGLFITIALMFLGASPGGTGGGLKTTTLRVLTSCTKAILQGKEEVLLYDRKIAISLILKAVGVLVGSVATVILATILISLTDPRLDFIQILFEVVSAFATVGLSTGITASISTTAKLILIVTMYVGRVGILLLMSAVLGDPRPTRIHYPEENLLVG; via the coding sequence ATGACTGTTGCTCGCACAATCTGTTTGGGTTTTCTAACTGTCATTGCTGTAGGTACTATTCTGTTGATGATGCCTTTCTCGACTAGCAATGGTACGTGGAATGACCTGATTGTGGCATTATTCACCTCGACATCCGCAGTTTGTGTCACAGGTTTATCAGTAGTTGATCCTGGTACCTATTTTTCCTTTTGGGGCCAGTTGTTTATTACGCTATTAGTTCAGATTGGCGGTTTGGGCTACATGACAACTACCACATTTCTGATTTTGCTTATTGGTCGTAGGTTTGATATGCGGCAAAAAATAGCGATTCAACAAGCTTTAGACCGACCGGGGATGAGTGGTAGCGCCCAAGTAATCCGTTCAATTATTGCCACCACTTTAATTTTTGAAATTACAGGTGTATTTTTACTTCTACCAGCTTTCGTTCCTGAGTATGGATGGAGTAAGGGACTTTGGTTAGCAATTTTTCATAGTGTCAATGCTTGGAATAATGCTGGTTTTAGTTTATTTAAAGATAACTTAATTGGGTATCAGTCATCATTCTTAGTAGTCTTCATCATCACAATGTTAATTATCTTTGGGGGGATTGGGTATCAGGTAATTTTGGAAATGTACCTTTGGTTGCGTGATCACATTTTAAAAAAATCTATTAAAAGGCAAAGATTTTCTCTAGACTTTAAAGTTGCGACCAGCACAACTGTTATATTATTATTAATAGGATTTGTTGCCTTTTTCTGTATAGAAATCAGAAACCCGGAAACATTTGGTTATCTAAATTTCCGCGCCCAAGTATTAGTAGCTTGGTTCCAATCAGTTACTCCTAGAACTGCTGGTTTTAACACCATCGATATTGGCAAAATGACCAGCGCTGGTTTATTTATTACGATCGCACTAATGTTTCTTGGCGCAAGTCCAGGTGGTACAGGAGGAGGACTGAAAACAACAACCTTGAGAGTCTTGACCAGTTGCACTAAAGCTATTCTCCAAGGGAAAGAAGAAGTTTTATTGTATGATCGCAAAATAGCAATATCTTTAATTTTGAAAGCTGTGGGTGTGTTGGTGGGTTCAGTCGCGACCGTAATTTTAGCTACGATTTTAATAAGCCTCACAGATCCAAGATTAGATTTTATTCAAATTTTGTTTGAAGTGGTATCAGCCTTCGCCACTGTAGGGCTTTCTACAGGCATTACAGCAAGTATTTCTACAACAGCAAAACTCATCTTAATTGTCACGATGTACGTTGGACGAGTAGGTATTTTACTATTGATGTCTGCTGTACTAGGAGATCCACGTCCTACCAGAATTCACTATCCTGAAGAAAATTTACTCGTGGGATAG
- a CDS encoding potassium channel family protein: MNLSSLSFFRSLRKDNQQFAVIGLGRFGRSVCSTLNNFGYQVLATDIDEKRVSEALTEGIVDHALQLDSTEPAALKEAGIFEFDTVIVAIGNYVQESIITTLNVKEAGVPHVVAKASSEVHSKLLRRVGADHVVFPEYEAGCALARTLTKPAILDRFDLDPDNSIVELIVPDEFHDKTITELQLRNRYGLNLLAVSQDGKFIINPDPTKRLERGSAMVVIGCNKDINRLPI; this comes from the coding sequence GTGAATCTGTCATCATTAAGTTTTTTTCGCAGTTTACGTAAAGATAACCAGCAATTTGCTGTAATTGGGTTAGGTCGCTTTGGTAGGTCTGTCTGTTCAACACTGAACAATTTTGGTTATCAAGTGCTAGCAACAGATATTGATGAAAAACGAGTTTCAGAAGCATTAACTGAGGGAATAGTTGATCATGCTTTGCAACTAGACTCTACAGAACCAGCCGCACTCAAAGAAGCTGGAATTTTTGAATTTGATACTGTAATCGTAGCAATTGGCAACTACGTTCAGGAAAGTATTATAACTACCCTAAATGTGAAAGAGGCTGGTGTACCCCACGTCGTTGCCAAAGCTTCTAGTGAAGTTCATAGTAAACTGTTGCGGCGAGTCGGAGCAGATCATGTTGTTTTTCCTGAGTATGAAGCAGGTTGTGCCTTAGCACGTACACTTACCAAACCAGCAATCTTAGATCGGTTTGACCTAGACCCAGATAACAGTATTGTAGAGTTGATTGTACCTGATGAATTTCACGACAAAACAATCACTGAACTTCAACTTCGTAACCGCTACGGGTTAAATTTGCTAGCAGTGAGCCAGGATGGTAAATTTATAATTAATCCTGATCCCACCAAGCGTTTAGAGCGTGGTTCAGCAATGGTAGTTATTGGTTGCAATAAAGATATCAATCGTTTGCCGATTTAA
- a CDS encoding tetratricopeptide repeat protein: MSKKSQPEQWLHWLFQVTFHRSPVQQKPLLRLLFASSAFLVLAAPAITNFSENKVLAETAVSQDLEAASFFQQGVTRYNRQDLQGAEYAFRQAVQRDPSLAAARNYLGNIFMEQNRLDVALQEYAEAIKANPNFSEGYYNLGLVLHRQGEKEAAIIAYRQSLVIDSTRVAALYNLGLALYEQGQLEDAIATYQKAINLDSSNANAYFNLAIALQQQGQIEPAIASYRQALLLDPKNATAYNNMANLLAIHGQASEAISVYRQAIRLNPKNASAYYNLGVTLYNQGDIKKASRVLKRAHNEYREQGNVEQVEKIEQLMQQIAQKSGQQQPQASQTAPPSQTATTSNLVQRLKRQTPNQAETSADPGNLPVSVEFQPTSTSPGQ; the protein is encoded by the coding sequence ATGTCTAAAAAATCTCAACCTGAACAGTGGTTACATTGGTTATTTCAGGTGACATTTCACCGAAGCCCTGTTCAGCAAAAACCCCTGCTCAGACTTCTGTTTGCTTCCTCTGCGTTTTTGGTTTTAGCTGCACCGGCAATTACTAATTTTTCAGAAAACAAGGTGCTAGCAGAAACCGCAGTTTCTCAGGATCTCGAAGCAGCAAGCTTTTTCCAGCAAGGAGTTACGCGCTATAACCGCCAAGACTTACAGGGTGCGGAATATGCCTTTCGCCAAGCGGTGCAGCGAGATCCGAGCCTTGCAGCAGCGCGAAATTATCTGGGTAATATATTCATGGAGCAAAATCGCCTGGATGTAGCTTTACAAGAATATGCAGAGGCGATTAAAGCTAATCCCAATTTTAGCGAAGGTTATTACAACTTAGGGTTAGTGTTGCACCGACAAGGAGAAAAAGAGGCAGCTATTATAGCTTATCGCCAGAGTCTTGTGATAGATTCCACAAGAGTAGCAGCACTGTATAATCTGGGTTTGGCGCTGTATGAACAAGGACAGCTTGAGGATGCGATCGCAACATACCAAAAAGCAATTAATCTAGATAGCAGCAACGCCAACGCTTATTTTAACTTAGCGATCGCCTTGCAACAACAAGGTCAAATAGAGCCTGCGATCGCCAGTTATCGCCAAGCCTTGCTGCTAGATCCTAAAAATGCCACAGCCTACAACAATATGGCAAATTTGCTAGCAATTCATGGTCAAGCTTCTGAGGCTATTTCTGTTTATCGGCAAGCTATTCGCCTAAATCCGAAAAATGCCTCAGCTTACTATAACTTGGGAGTCACTTTATATAATCAGGGCGACATCAAAAAAGCTAGTAGAGTATTGAAACGTGCGCATAACGAGTATCGTGAGCAAGGGAACGTTGAACAAGTTGAAAAAATTGAGCAGCTAATGCAGCAAATTGCTCAGAAAAGTGGGCAACAGCAGCCTCAAGCCAGTCAAACCGCTCCTCCTTCTCAGACAGCTACTACAAGTAATTTAGTACAAAGACTTAAGCGACAAACGCCAAATCAAGCAGAAACTTCAGCCGATCCTGGCAATCTGCCTGTTTCGGTTGAATTCCAGCCTACTTCAACAAGTCCCGGACAATAA
- a CDS encoding serine O-acetyltransferase, with the protein MRDFAIKLIKTIQQIMTVPMLILFIASKNQEVIIVDVRRWAKKVELIDSSDWANLLYLLYKYPEFRSLYYYRIKQGNFISLLLMHIIKFFYKECPSLFLDCNNIGNGLFLKHAFSTIISAESIGENCSVSQQVTVGYNTEGRPIIGNNVSIGAGAKVIGKVTIDDNVKVGANAVVVKNVPKNCVVVGVPAYIVKRDGVKVKEQLI; encoded by the coding sequence ATGCGTGATTTCGCAATTAAATTGATCAAAACTATTCAACAGATAATGACTGTTCCGATGCTCATATTGTTTATTGCCAGTAAAAATCAAGAAGTGATTATCGTAGATGTAAGACGATGGGCAAAGAAGGTTGAGCTAATTGATAGTTCTGACTGGGCTAACTTGCTATATTTACTTTATAAATATCCAGAGTTTAGAAGCCTTTACTATTACAGAATTAAACAAGGTAACTTTATTAGCTTGTTACTCATGCATATTATAAAATTCTTTTATAAAGAATGCCCAAGCCTATTTTTGGATTGCAATAATATTGGTAATGGGCTATTTCTTAAACATGCATTTAGTACGATAATATCAGCAGAGAGTATTGGTGAAAATTGCTCGGTTAGTCAACAGGTTACAGTCGGCTATAACACTGAAGGCCGTCCCATAATTGGTAACAATGTAAGCATCGGTGCAGGAGCAAAAGTGATTGGTAAAGTAACTATAGATGATAATGTCAAAGTGGGGGCGAATGCAGTCGTAGTCAAAAATGTTCCCAAAAATTGTGTTGTTGTAGGTGTTCCGGCTTATATAGTCAAGAGAGATGGCGTAAAAGTAAAAGAGCAGTTGATTTGA
- the queA gene encoding tRNA preQ1(34) S-adenosylmethionine ribosyltransferase-isomerase QueA, protein MKDTSRPQEKDFELDCSVAGYDYELPPELIAQNPAVPRDSSRLLVVDSPTTGIETAPLHHIFHDLPALLRSGDLLVMNNTRVIPARLYGHKSTGGKIQVLLLEERQYNCWLALVKPGKSFKQGTKIIFDVRQLRIGDLEDSYPVKNPQLTATVLETDAATGGRLLQFDVPEGKSLVQLLEVFGEIPLPPYITTSSAADDQYQTVYAKQPGAIAAPTAGLHFTPELLQKLRDRNINQAFITLHVGVGTFRPVEVEDVTTHQMHEEWIEVPAATVEQIRATKAAGGRIIAVGTTAVRALEGAAQSGNLQPFCQKTDLFIYPGYQWRVVDGLITNFHLPRSSLLMLVSALIGRQRLLNIYNEAIAFGYRFYSFGDAMLILPSAVGVLSQA, encoded by the coding sequence TTGAAAGACACCTCTCGCCCACAAGAAAAAGATTTTGAATTAGATTGCTCGGTAGCTGGCTATGACTACGAACTACCTCCAGAACTCATTGCCCAAAACCCAGCAGTTCCTAGAGATAGCTCACGGTTACTCGTAGTTGATTCTCCGACTACAGGCATCGAAACAGCACCCTTGCACCACATTTTCCATGATTTGCCTGCACTGCTGCGCTCTGGTGATTTGTTAGTTATGAACAATACAAGAGTCATTCCAGCGCGGCTTTATGGTCATAAATCCACTGGTGGTAAAATCCAGGTGTTGCTCTTAGAAGAACGGCAGTACAACTGTTGGTTAGCTTTAGTTAAGCCAGGAAAAAGCTTCAAACAGGGAACGAAGATTATTTTTGATGTCAGGCAATTAAGGATTGGGGATTTGGAAGATTCCTACCCAGTAAAGAATCCCCAACTTACGGCTACGGTTCTAGAAACAGACGCAGCAACCGGGGGGCGTTTGTTGCAATTTGATGTGCCAGAGGGAAAATCTTTGGTGCAACTGTTAGAGGTATTTGGTGAAATCCCGCTACCTCCGTACATCACTACCTCGTCAGCTGCTGATGATCAGTATCAGACAGTTTATGCCAAACAACCAGGAGCGATCGCAGCTCCTACGGCAGGATTACACTTTACCCCAGAATTATTACAAAAGTTGCGCGATCGCAATATAAATCAAGCTTTTATAACGCTGCACGTTGGTGTAGGTACATTTCGCCCTGTGGAAGTGGAGGATGTAACTACCCACCAGATGCACGAAGAATGGATTGAAGTCCCCGCCGCTACAGTAGAGCAAATCCGCGCCACTAAAGCAGCTGGCGGTCGAATTATAGCTGTGGGAACAACGGCAGTACGAGCTTTAGAAGGGGCGGCTCAATCTGGTAATTTACAACCATTTTGCCAGAAAACAGACCTGTTTATTTATCCCGGCTACCAATGGCGGGTGGTGGATGGTTTAATTACCAATTTTCACCTGCCGCGTTCCAGTTTGCTGATGTTGGTAAGTGCGCTAATTGGCAGACAACGGTTATTGAATATATACAACGAAGCGATCGCTTTTGGATATCGCTTTTATTCATTCGGCGATGCCATGCTAATTTTGCCGTCAGCGGTGGGAGTTCTAAGTCAGGCATGA